GCATCGGCTATCCGCTCCAGGCGGATCCGACGGTGCAGTACGCGCTGGGCCGCCACCGCGCCCGGCTGCTCTACGCGGACATCGACAGCGTCGCCGACCACCCGTACAACACGTACCGGAACCCGGGCCTGCCGCCGGGGCCGATCGCTTCGCCCAGCGTGGAGGCCATCGAGGCGGCGCTCTATCCGGCCGACGTGGACTACCTGTACTTCGTCGCCCGGCCCGACGGCAGCCACGTCTTCACCCGCTCGCTGGCCGAGCACAACCGCGCGAAGTTCGAGGTGCGGCGGAACCGCTGAGCCATGGACCTACGCCTCATCGTGATCACGGATCGCGAGCTCGCCGCGCCGCGCTCCATCCTGGAGGTCGCAGAAGCGGCGCTCCAGGCCGGCGCGCCCGCGATCCAGCTCCGAGACAAGACCGCGACCCCTCGTGAGCTGTACGAGCAGGCCCGCGCGTTGAGCGAGCTGACGGCGCGCTACGACGCGCTGCTCTTCGTCAACGATCGGCTGGACGTCGCGCTCGCCGCCAACGCCGACGGCGTCCACCTCGGCCCCGGTGACCTGCCGATCCACGCCGCCCGGCTCGCGGCGCCGCGCCCGTTCCTGATCGGCGCCTCGACGGACGATCCCGAAACCGCACGACGCCTCGAGGCCGAGGGCGCCGACTACATCGGGTGCGGCGCGGTGTTCGGCACGAGCACCAAAGACGTGGGAGATGAGCGGATCGGTCCGGAGGGGGTCGCGGCCGTCGCGGCGGCGGTTTCCATCCCGGTAGTCGCCATCGGCGGGATCGATGCGACCAACGCGCACCTGCTCCGTGGCACGGGCGCGGCGGGGGTCGCGGTCGTCCGCGCGATCATGGCCTCGCCCGACCCCGCGGCCGCCACTCGCGCAATCCTCGCCGCGCTCGGGGACGGACGCGAGACCGGCACCGGCCGGCCACGTTGACCCGCGCCGTCTCGTCCGGCACGACCGTGTCAGTGATCGGTGGTCGCGATCACCCGGTCGCCGTGCACGCGCAGGCCGTGCTTCTTCAGGAGACGGTGGATGGTCTTGCGATCGATCTGGGCCTCGCGCGCAGCCCGCGAAATGTTCCCGCCGTGCCGCTTCAGCAACGCTTCCAGGTACGCCCGCTCGAACGCCTCGATCGCTGCATCCTTCGCCTGATGGAACGGCAGGTCCGTCGGGAACGTCAGCGGGGCGGCGGTCGGGGCCGTCTCCCCACGGATCTCGGGCGGTAGGTCCTCGGCGGTGATCTCCTGCCCCGGCGTCGCCAAGGAGACCACACGCTCGATCACGTTCTGGAGCTGCCGCACGTTGCCGGGCCAGCGGTACGCCGTCAGCACACGGATCGCATCCGGCGAGAGCCGGAGCGGCCTGTCGCCGTCCCTCTCGTACTTCTCCGCGTAGCGCCGGAGGAAATGCTGGGCCAGCAGCGGGATGTCCTCCTTGCGCTCGCGCAGCGGCGGCACGTGCACCGGCACGACGTTCAGCCGGAAATACAGATCCTCCCGCAGGATGCCGCGCGCAACGGCTTCCTCGGGATTGCGGTTCGTCGCGGCGATCACCCGGATGTTCACGGGGATCTCTTCCTCGCCCCCGAGACGCCGGATCTTCCGCTCCTGGAGCGCCCGCAACAGCTTCGCCTGGAGCTCCAGGCTCATTTCACAGATCTCGTCCAGGAAGAACGTGCCGCCCGAGGCGTATTCCATGAGCCCGCGCTTCTGCGTGTCCGCGCCGGTGAACGCACCCTTCTCGTGGCCGAAGAGCTCCGACTCCAGGAGGTTCTCCGGGAACGCCGCGCAGTTCACCGCGACGAACGACTCGTCCGCCCGCCGGCTGTTCAGGTGAATGCCCCGAGCGATCAGCTCCTTGCCCGTCCCGCTCTCGCCGACCAGGAACACGCTCGCGTCCGTCGGCGCCACGCGCAGCACCAGCGCGAAAAGGCGC
The sequence above is drawn from the bacterium genome and encodes:
- the thiE gene encoding thiamine phosphate synthase encodes the protein MDLRLIVITDRELAAPRSILEVAEAALQAGAPAIQLRDKTATPRELYEQARALSELTARYDALLFVNDRLDVALAANADGVHLGPGDLPIHAARLAAPRPFLIGASTDDPETARRLEAEGADYIGCGAVFGTSTKDVGDERIGPEGVAAVAAAVSIPVVAIGGIDATNAHLLRGTGAAGVAVVRAIMASPDPAAATRAILAALGDGRETGTGRPR